From Verrucomicrobiota bacterium, one genomic window encodes:
- a CDS encoding LysE family transporter, whose protein sequence is MWPYVALFFASLSVAFSGAAMPGPLLTGCINQTLRRGFWAGPLMIVGHSLLEMVLIAGLIIALRTVLDHVVAKGIIALAGGALLLYLGVGMARSSRTLRLALDKHTPAGRLSSPVWQGIVLSLSNPYWTIWWATWGLWMIDRAMGEGLLFAVSLPVFYLGHILGDFVWYGAVGFMLVKGKRFLSDKAYRGIILGCGIFLIVFGVVCLTDGALLLGTGSSFMVKPPAPR, encoded by the coding sequence ATGTGGCCATACGTCGCCCTGTTCTTCGCGTCGCTGTCCGTCGCCTTCTCGGGCGCCGCCATGCCCGGCCCCTTGCTCACCGGCTGCATCAACCAGACGCTGCGTCGCGGCTTCTGGGCCGGCCCGCTCATGATCGTCGGCCACTCGCTGCTCGAGATGGTTCTCATCGCCGGCCTTATCATCGCCCTGCGCACGGTGCTCGATCACGTTGTGGCCAAGGGCATCATCGCACTCGCCGGCGGCGCGCTGCTCCTCTACCTCGGCGTCGGCATGGCGAGAAGCTCACGTACGTTGCGGCTCGCCCTCGATAAGCACACGCCCGCCGGGCGCCTGAGCTCACCTGTGTGGCAGGGCATCGTGCTCAGCCTGTCGAACCCCTACTGGACGATCTGGTGGGCAACGTGGGGCTTGTGGATGATCGACCGCGCCATGGGCGAGGGCCTGCTCTTCGCCGTCAGCCTGCCCGTGTTCTACCTCGGCCACATCCTGGGCGACTTCGTGTGGTACGGCGCCGTCGGCTTCATGCTCGTCAAGGGCAAGCGGTTCCTGAGCGACAAGGCCTACCGCGGCATCATTCTCGGCTGCGGCATCTTCCTCATCGTGTTTGGCGTTGTCTGCCTCACCGACGGGGCCCTCCTGCTCGGCACCGGCTCGAGTTTCATGGTCAAGCCGCCGGCACCGCGCTAA
- a CDS encoding proline--tRNA ligase: MRWSESFIPTHKENPSDAECASHALLVRAGYVRQLGSGLFCKLPLAVRSTAKIERIIDDEMARIGGRRFAMPALHPAEPWVQSGRWDVLGEMLFRLKDRAGRDLCLGPTHEEIFALTASAELRSYRDLPQIWYQVQTKFRDEPRPRSGVIRTREFLMKDAYSFDVDENGLEESYGKHLDAYARIYRRCGLRDVFTVQAFSGTMGGTVSHEFMVATEAGESTVVKCACGYAANVDTARTVPSACTDEPAPDAPREVATPGARTVEEVSAQLDVPPARIIKSLVYVIKSSLVLLLVRGDDQLNEQKLSPLFGTGDLRPAHEARIEKKFGAGVGSLGPVGVTGVEIVADGALEGRQNMVCGANRDGYHLAGVTPGVHFEARFEDLRRAREGDRCAACDGVVEISPALELGHTFKLGTRYSDALGFTVLDADGRARPVVMGSYGIGIERILAAAVEQHHDEDSFVLPPGIAPYGLVITPISFGDEEQRAVAERLHDECAAQGIDVLLDDRDRRAGFKFKDADLIGAPLRVTVGPKGLPHGVVEFVNRLDGSRRDVPIDAIAATVRDALSAVPAA, from the coding sequence ATGCGCTGGTCCGAGTCCTTCATCCCGACGCACAAGGAGAATCCGTCCGACGCCGAGTGCGCGAGCCACGCGTTGCTCGTGCGTGCCGGTTACGTGCGTCAGCTCGGCTCGGGGCTGTTCTGCAAGCTGCCGCTCGCGGTGCGCTCGACGGCGAAGATCGAGCGCATCATCGACGACGAAATGGCACGGATCGGCGGGCGGCGCTTCGCGATGCCGGCGCTCCATCCGGCCGAGCCGTGGGTGCAGTCAGGCCGCTGGGATGTGCTCGGCGAGATGCTGTTCCGGCTCAAGGACCGCGCCGGGCGCGACCTGTGTCTCGGGCCGACGCACGAGGAGATCTTCGCGCTTACGGCGAGCGCCGAGTTGCGCTCGTATCGCGACCTGCCGCAGATCTGGTACCAGGTGCAGACGAAGTTCCGCGACGAGCCGCGCCCGCGCTCGGGCGTGATTCGCACGCGCGAGTTTCTCATGAAGGACGCCTACTCGTTCGACGTGGACGAGAACGGACTCGAAGAGAGCTACGGGAAACACCTTGACGCGTACGCGCGCATCTACCGGCGATGCGGCCTGCGCGACGTGTTCACGGTACAGGCGTTCTCGGGCACGATGGGCGGCACGGTCTCCCACGAGTTCATGGTGGCGACCGAAGCGGGGGAGTCGACGGTGGTCAAGTGCGCCTGTGGCTATGCGGCCAACGTCGACACAGCGCGCACGGTGCCGTCGGCGTGCACGGACGAGCCTGCGCCGGACGCGCCGCGCGAGGTCGCGACGCCGGGGGCGCGGACCGTCGAGGAGGTGTCCGCGCAGCTCGACGTACCGCCGGCGCGGATCATCAAATCGCTCGTGTACGTGATCAAGAGCTCGCTCGTGCTGCTGCTCGTGCGCGGCGACGACCAGCTCAACGAGCAGAAGCTCTCGCCGCTGTTCGGCACGGGCGATCTGCGGCCCGCGCACGAGGCGCGCATCGAGAAGAAGTTCGGCGCGGGCGTTGGCAGCCTGGGGCCGGTGGGGGTGACCGGCGTCGAGATCGTTGCCGACGGCGCGCTCGAGGGGCGGCAAAACATGGTGTGCGGGGCGAACCGCGACGGGTACCATCTCGCTGGGGTGACGCCGGGCGTGCACTTCGAGGCGCGATTCGAGGATCTCCGCCGGGCGCGCGAGGGCGACCGCTGCGCGGCGTGCGACGGCGTGGTCGAGATCAGTCCTGCGCTCGAGCTGGGCCATACGTTCAAGCTGGGGACGAGGTACAGCGACGCGCTTGGCTTCACGGTGCTCGATGCCGACGGGCGCGCGCGGCCGGTGGTGATGGGCAGCTACGGGATCGGCATCGAGCGGATACTCGCCGCGGCCGTCGAGCAGCATCACGACGAAGACAGCTTCGTGCTGCCGCCGGGGATTGCGCCGTATGGGCTGGTGATCACGCCGATCAGCTTCGGCGACGAGGAGCAGCGGGCCGTTGCGGAGCGGCTGCACGACGAGTGCGCGGCGCAGGGCATCGACGTTCTGCTCGACGACCGCGATCGGCGCGCCGGCTTCAAATTCAAGGACGCCGACCTCATCGGCGCGCCGCTGCGGGTCACGGTTGGCCCGAAGGGCTTGCCGCATGGCGTCGTCGAGTTTGTCAACCGGCTCGACGGATCCCGTCGAGACGTCCCGATCGACGCGATTGCGGCGACCGTGCGCGACGCGCTTAGCGCGGTGCCGGCGGCTTGA
- a CDS encoding ABC transporter ATP-binding protein, with protein MEDEALARPYDGALMRRLLVYMRPYWLLAVVVVVLSLASQALFAGRGFVMKYIVDDGLGGAPGVELNQRVVWIAVLMLLAVEILRWLSRVVLDYLTVKLGQSAVYRLRLEVFSKLQRLSLRYFDRNPAGRLITRVTNDVEALNELFSAGIVSIFTSLFMMVVLIGCMLYVHVRLALVSLAILPGLVVISVLVRRRIRPVMRVVRRKLAGVNAFLQEHFLGMRVTQMFRQEERKAAEFSKINLDYRDEMYRAIRLNALIGPITTVLFALGTGVLLWYVGWRYFVADPTLTAGTVIAFMLWYGMFGMPVAGIAETYNVIQTAMASSERLFKLLDEEEIIKQRECARVVNHLKGHIEFRNVTFEYNPGEPVLHEVSFTIEPGQTVAIVGATGAGKSTIINLIFRFYDVSAGQVLVDGIDVRDYDMTSLRRQMSLVLQDVFIFSGTVAYNIRLGDEIPIEHVIESARMVNAHRFIEQLPEGYETVQSERGSTLSAGQRQLLSFARALAFHPSILVLDEATSNVDTETERLIQDAIEKLTRDRTSIIVAHRLSTVQRADQILVLHKGEVRERGTHQQLLKQRGLYYRLYQLQYKERQLARPDAEPADDVAS; from the coding sequence ATGGAGGACGAGGCGCTCGCGCGGCCGTATGACGGGGCGCTCATGCGGCGGCTGCTTGTCTATATGCGCCCGTACTGGCTGCTCGCGGTGGTCGTGGTGGTGCTCTCGCTGGCGAGTCAGGCGCTGTTTGCCGGCCGCGGATTCGTCATGAAGTACATCGTCGATGACGGCCTCGGGGGCGCGCCAGGCGTGGAACTGAACCAGCGTGTCGTCTGGATCGCTGTGCTGATGCTGCTGGCCGTCGAGATCTTGCGGTGGCTCAGTCGCGTTGTGCTTGACTATCTGACGGTGAAGCTCGGTCAGAGCGCCGTGTACCGGTTGCGCCTTGAGGTGTTTTCCAAGCTTCAGCGATTGTCGTTGCGCTACTTCGACCGGAACCCGGCGGGGCGGCTCATCACGCGCGTGACCAACGACGTCGAGGCGCTCAACGAGCTGTTCAGCGCCGGGATCGTGTCGATTTTCACGAGCCTGTTCATGATGGTCGTGCTGATCGGGTGCATGCTCTACGTGCACGTGCGGCTGGCGCTTGTGTCGCTGGCGATCCTGCCGGGGCTGGTGGTGATCTCGGTGCTGGTGCGGCGGCGCATTCGTCCGGTGATGCGCGTTGTGCGCCGTAAGCTGGCGGGAGTCAATGCGTTTCTGCAGGAGCATTTCCTCGGGATGCGGGTGACGCAGATGTTCCGGCAGGAGGAGCGCAAGGCGGCCGAGTTCAGCAAGATCAACCTCGATTACCGTGACGAGATGTATCGGGCGATCCGGCTCAACGCGCTGATTGGTCCTATTACAACGGTCCTGTTTGCGCTTGGGACCGGCGTGTTACTTTGGTATGTGGGATGGCGATATTTCGTGGCGGACCCGACGCTCACGGCGGGGACGGTTATCGCGTTCATGCTCTGGTACGGGATGTTCGGCATGCCGGTGGCCGGGATCGCCGAGACCTACAACGTCATCCAGACGGCGATGGCGTCGTCGGAGCGGCTGTTCAAGCTGCTCGATGAGGAAGAGATCATCAAGCAGCGCGAGTGTGCGCGCGTTGTCAACCATCTCAAAGGACACATCGAGTTCCGGAACGTGACCTTCGAGTACAATCCGGGTGAGCCCGTGCTGCATGAAGTGTCGTTTACCATCGAGCCGGGACAGACGGTAGCCATCGTGGGCGCGACCGGCGCGGGCAAGTCGACGATCATCAATCTGATTTTCCGCTTCTACGACGTGTCGGCGGGGCAGGTGCTCGTCGATGGGATCGATGTGCGCGACTACGACATGACGTCGCTGCGGCGACAGATGAGCCTCGTGCTGCAGGACGTGTTCATCTTCTCGGGCACGGTCGCCTACAACATTCGGCTTGGCGACGAGATCCCGATCGAACACGTCATCGAGAGCGCGCGGATGGTCAATGCGCATCGGTTCATCGAGCAGCTGCCCGAGGGCTACGAGACCGTGCAGAGCGAGCGTGGGAGCACGCTGTCGGCCGGGCAGCGGCAGTTGCTCTCGTTCGCGCGGGCGCTGGCTTTTCATCCGTCGATCCTGGTGCTTGACGAGGCGACGTCGAACGTCGATACCGAGACAGAACGACTGATCCAGGACGCGATCGAGAAGCTGACGCGGGACCGGACTTCCATCATTGTGGCGCATCGGCTTTCGACGGTGCAACGGGCCGACCAGATTCTCGTGCTGCACAAGGGCGAGGTGCGCGAGCGGGGCACGCACCAGCAGTTGCTCAAGCAGCGCGGGTTGTACTATAGGCTCTACCAGTTGCAGTACAAGGAGCGGCAGCTTGCGCGACCGGACGCCGAGCCAGCCGACGACGTGGCGTCCTAA